Below is a window of Plutella xylostella chromosome 15, ilPluXylo3.1, whole genome shotgun sequence DNA.
AAGCTGAGTATTTTTATCCTTATTCCTCTTTTTATTTGCCTCCTGTTTTCTTTTCAACGCGAGTGTTTCCTTAGTAGATATTCTAGGCGTTTGACAACAAACAGGTATGTCAGGTGACTCTTTAGAAGATTGCCGTATTTCTTTTGCTGTTGTAGATTTTTCTGGAGTGGAGCATTCCATACAAGCACCACACTCGGCTTCCCCTAGCGTTGGTTTAATGAGTTCAgggttttttttcttacttttatttttcttttcacGAGCAATTGACTCTTTAGTAGTGGCTTCTTGACAACATACAGGTATGACTAGCGACTCCTCTTTTTTGGGAAGTTGATAATCAAATGGTTTTATAGTAGGGGTGTTTTCTTCATCTCCGTTCACTGTGCCGCAGGAACACTCTTTCAGCGGTTGACAATagcataataatttcatatcagttttttcttttttggaGCGTTTAGGATATTTTACCACTTTGTCTAATTTGGAAGGTGTTGGACAAGGACAAGTTACCTCTCGCAGTTTATCGTCAATGCTTTCATCTTCACACAGGCACTTTAGAGTAGGCTGTTTTACACGTTTATTTTTCTTGACAGGAGTTGCTTTTGAACATGACGGTATTGCAATTGGATCTTCAGGACAGGCACATGGTGGATCCGGGTTTTTTATCTTATCGTCATCATCGCACTCGCAGTTTACTTGCGAGTCTGTCCGAGGTTTCGATTTTTTGGACGTCTTTTCTGATCTGAAATCATTAGTAGGCAGCGCTGATGATGATTCATCGGGACATGGGCAAATTTTACTTGGCATTTCACTTTCTTTGTTAGAATTTGAAAACTCTGTCGATGGAGCCGTTAGTTTAATTAGGCGTTCTTTAGCTGGTCTATGAAACTCGCCCTCACATGCGGGAACAGGGCGCAGGTTTTGACAATTTTGCTGAATGGTGGTGGCCTTTGGAGGCAGCACACATGCCTGACAGCAACTCTCTTGCGTCTCTAGCATGTTACTTTGGCTAGGTGGACATGAATTATTCTGCTTCCTGTAAGGCAAATAgtctttatttatactttattttctttctagtaggtatattttaggATGCTTTGGTTGTTGGTATATTCTACCATCAGTCAGTTTTACTACTAAGCAGCTATTTATGAATGTACTACTTCGTGGGTACACAAACAAACACCTGACAGACAGGTACCTACACCGATGTATGTA
It encodes the following:
- the LOC105390675 gene encoding uncharacterized protein LOC105390675; this translates as MSNLPRPSCEDSSDAKKGSCFAKALDWYTKERKFCPTKKKQKALKNRQDRNCCPTYAQSRPCIIEQGNKLSRQSTVEASQSYPVEINLSSFASWLDCKYQEYIREQLERKGQIKTTETDCRCGEAKVDKEYAFQQFQLYTMKQNNSCPPSQSNMLETQESCCQACVLPPKATTIQQNCQNLRPVPACEGEFHRPAKERLIKLTAPSTEFSNSNKESEMPSKICPCPDESSSALPTNDFRSEKTSKKSKPRTDSQVNCECDDDDKIKNPDPPCACPEDPIAIPSCSKATPVKKNKRVKQPTLKCLCEDESIDDKLREVTCPCPTPSKLDKVVKYPKRSKKEKTDMKLLCYCQPLKECSCGTVNGDEENTPTIKPFDYQLPKKEESLVIPVCCQEATTKESIAREKKNKSKKKNPELIKPTLGEAECGACMECSTPEKSTTAKEIRQSSKESPDIPVCCQTPRISTKETLALKRKQEANKKRNKDKNTQLVRQKPEEAECNDCIECPSQENSATAVSEMQHRFSNECKYPYAGNYDSDMRLGDCTTVQQVPVGRQPSRCVSDEAQTSRLSIHLIPNCYPIFMKVICPEKLN